The Solanum pennellii chromosome 7, SPENNV200 DNA segment ttcatattatattagttttagcatatggttattctcaatctttttattataatttattatttagctttcatattagtttattattcttagtatgctcatgatcatagcagcagggttagcttgggatcacttgttgtcctaggttccgtgtccgcgtctcgggggtagatCGGGGCGTGACACCATCACATGACCTGCTAATTGACTAACTCCAACTAAATTAGGACTCCTAATAATACTGACAGTAACTTAGTGACTTTTGAATAAGTCAAATATCATTCTTTGAGCTAAGTGTTTATCTAAACAGTCTCTCATGGTTAAGGACGCAAATAACTCACGCActtcaaatcaaataatttataaaaagtaCATTTGGAGAAAAACAATATGATTTTGTGTTGTATGTGCTCAAaagacttcttttttttttttgccaaacACCTCGAATTTATAAAGGAGcatgtttttcttatatatgaTTTTGGCCTCCAAGAAGCCTCTAGAAAAATATGCTATTAGAAACATAAGAATTCTTATTCCATCAAAACACACACAAACAacccaaatgaaaaaaaaaagattactagGAATGCCATCCCTCACCTCTAATTTTACctctagttttttcttctttttctggTACACTATTGACAAAGGCGCACTTAAACCCAAAAACAAGGCCAATAATGTGGTGAGTGCTTTAACTCGCTAATGTTCGTACATAAGGGGGAAAGTAGGCCAGGAAAAATCTAACAAACAAATTTACAAATAAGCATGCATCTAATCTTGTGGaaataatcatacataaaatttttagttaagaactaaacacatatattttttttcatttgctCTTTGCTCTTAAAGTCCCAGCGAATTTTAAAGCCCCGAAagttaagtttatattttggaATGATTGCAATCTGGCCTGTAATCCCCTTGCGAGTAAAAATAATCCAGAGAGATATAACTTCACTTTAACTGTCGAGCAAATGGATTGTTGGTGTGCAATGATCCCAAAAAGGGATCTAATGTATTGCACCTAACCTTTTGGTTCTATGAGCTTACTGGTTTTGTTTTATTGTATGTCTGTGTAGTGGTTCATTGAATGCTAAGGTGAATCCATGGTATGTTGAAGGTGGGAATCTTCTTCATAGCTTAAATTCTCACCCGTAATGGATATGAACTCATTATGTCTAATAAAATTAAGGCATTCTTAATAAATAAGTGTTCCAAAGGCGATCGCCTTATTTGTGGTTTATTTACTTATATTAAGTTGAACTACCAATTTGTGTTCCCAATGGCGTTGACCTTTAATGAATGGTGAGGCGAGACACAACCTTTACCCCTATTACTGGCAAGGCAAGACGACCTCAAAATGACACACAAAGGCGACACAAATGCGAGTTGTGAGTGGGAAGTGAGGCGAGCTAATAAAGGCGTCACCTTTTGTAAAAAAATGTcctatttaataattataaggTAATATTATAGTTGGAGTTTTTGACAAACCCAACTCTAATTTCCCTTTTTTCTCTCTAGTTTGTAGTAGTCACTCTCTTCTCGATCTTCGTGACCTCCAATAGGTACTTCTTCTCTCTCCCTCTTCAATTCTATCTCGcaattgttttcttcttctctttttctttcatgtgCAGTCAGCTGTGTGcacaaactaattttttaaagatttgttatttaatttctaCAGATTCCTGCAATATGCCtattgtttttttgaaaaaaattttagTCCTTCAATATCTATTTATGTCGAACTCAATTtagttttattgttattatactATTAGTTTCGAAATGAAATGCTTGCTAATATGTTACTGCTATTGAAATTTTGGATACGTATATatgcaaataaatattttgtatatttatatattcaaaaaggCGAGTGCATCGTCGCGTAGAGGGGAAAACCCTTGTCACCTTTCACCATCTAAAGCACTTCTATCATTACCTATATacctatttcttttattttggtggGGTATGGTGGGTTGGGGAGGGGGTCGAGTAAGTATGAGGTAACTTTTTATCGTTCTATAGGATCATCCAATCTTTGTGTCCTTTTTGttgtaatttgttattttttactgATTTGTTccataaattatttatcaaatgaCCGACTTGCCAAGTATTCGTCGTTTGGACTAAATACAACAAATTGAACAAGCTTCCTGGATTCAAATGGAAGAAAACCTACTtagtaaaaaaaacaaaaaacattgGGTCATGTAGAGGTTGTGAATATGagtcaaatgagtttaattatttcattagaTCATTGAGAATAATTTATGAAACTACTCATCCTTATTCTCTTATACTTGGTTTTCCGCGCGTGCGTTGCACGTGGTTGTTGTGTATTGATATTGCTACCTGTATGCAAATGTATTTGTATGGCTCATTTTTTTGTGGCACGGACCTTGCCTTTTACTTGTTCCTTGAACTTGTGTTTTTATCTCCATTTTAGCTATTATCCTTGTGAACTCCTTTCTATATTTTGCTACCTGGAATAGTCCTAATAAAGTCATACATAGTGTGTCTGTCAATTTTGTACCATTAAGTTTGAACTAAATCCAATTGATTGTCATTTGACTACCTTTTACATCTAAAATGGatgtgttttttattttttaaatgtttttttttcaaacatggAAGTGTCATCTTCATATGATATTAGTTGATTTTGCTACATTGTTTTTTCGAAGTGTCGTATGATTACTTGTTTACTAAGGTTGTCATAGTGCGTAGTGAGTGTAAATGTGACGACCTGTTTGTttattgatgttgttgtatGTTTGTTGCTTAATTATGATACTGGTTAAGTGTTTCTGGCGGAATCTGCGGTTGTCAGTTTTAATGATTGTATAGCGAGTAGCTGTGTCTTTCTGTAGATAGTTGCTGGTGAATGTTTACAATGCGAGAGATGGAAGTCATGTCTATTCCTGTGAATAGTGTTGTTTGTTAAAGTGCTCTGTTTTTATGTTATATACGGTTTGTGCCAGCATATGTGACGTACTTATATCCTTTTTCATGTTTAAGATTTTGGTTACTCTATTACAGTATTACATAATATCACTGTGtacttttatattcattatgcCATCTTTAGCATCCAAAAACTGtactttgttgtttttgtttgacATGTACAGTTGAGTATCGTCCTGTTAAtgtttcaatattatttaataattgtatgtatatttttatattgtgaTAAGCACTAAATTAATGTCTTATTTAGTAATCAAATCTCTCCCAAAACATCCTTGTATACAATATTTCTCGTATATATCCCTGTGTGCCGCTCTGGTTGTTTAGTCATGACCAATACTTTTGTTTTCGACATAGATATTCCTCTGGACAGTGCTACGTACAATTGACCATGTGAGAATACATGTTGTGGTAGGTACAATCCAATATTTGGTGTTGTCAATGCTTGTGCCCTATTTATCGTCATTGCAAAGCACAGACGTATTGGAAATAGTTTCCGAATAAATTTGAAAGGATAACCTTCATTTTCGGGCGCTGATATTTGTATTGTTGGAGTAAACACTGTTTTGGCATATTCACCTGTTATTAATTCTGCATGTATAACATTCTTGTCAAATCACCTACAAATCAATCGCGTGCCATTGCACAAACCATTTGATGGGTCCAGATTTCTCAACATCATTATGGGTGCATTTTCTTTGAGTACTAACCTACAATTTAACATGTAAGCattcatcaataaatatttatgagcTAATATAGCAATAAGACAAATGTGTTATTGttgatatatatgataatgTACCTATGCGGCGGAAGTCCATTTGGTATTAATGTGCTAATGTATTCTTCTTGATAGTAGTTGTTGGTATCTCTTCCGCTGAGTCAAAGCTGAGTATGTGTTTATTTCTCCTGAAAAATTTTCCGATCATCAATTCATTCAAGTTATCTACAATTCATTTCTACTTTCTAAGATTGCATGTTCTATTATATAATGTGCCAATTTATAATTATCTTGAAGCGATGGAAATATTTCCCTGACCAATGATTCTTCTTGATTACTACCTTCACTTGATTGAACAATCATTTGATGTGGAACTTCTTTTAAATTATCTCTAATGGTGTTTTCTTCTCCGTTACCAATACGAAGCAATAGTTCACTAAAACTTGTATCTGCTTTTGCTCgcatatttttattaagttgtaTATTTCCATTAAAGGCGACAAATATGACCTCACTAAAATTGCAGCTACCGTCTCCGCACGT contains these protein-coding regions:
- the LOC107025146 gene encoding uncharacterized protein LOC107025146; protein product: MAKRHTIGAVDKRFCDIMDKDAPFGGKVMLFGGDFRQVLPVVQKSTRAETVAAILVRLVLKENAPIMMLRNLDPSNELITGEYAKTVFTPTIQISAPENEGYPFKFIRKLFPIRLCFAMTINRAQALTTPNIGLYLPQHVFSHGQLYVALSRGISMSKTKVLVMTKQPERHTGIYTRNIVYKDVLGEI